A genomic segment from Dermacentor silvarum isolate Dsil-2018 chromosome 11, BIME_Dsil_1.4, whole genome shotgun sequence encodes:
- the LOC125941388 gene encoding uncharacterized protein LOC125941388 — protein MSSHKNVRLGPHVSRSQRELLVAFMEEHAYLVTTSRVPSAEVTAERKSELWEQITAALNAEGPSKKSVRGWQAFWRKEVFQARRHAAATSASGSSRLMFGVGGRILQLVGTSAYHTSAVTGVSELLSQPLDEGGLDVFVASLSVDTKPDVASGLSSETNIGAEHPQQADSQTQSPLDELTPGPSSAETSQSQGAQRRCRSPRRVSNHGRLLERVAEDCARTAAQNAETNKLLRGVLEGVSQMASASVRQAVAAERMAAAAERQSEQLADMLRHVGQLSPLLASFMQERAAARRLQ, from the exons ATGTCGTCCCACAAAAACGTAAGACTGGGCCCGCACGTTTCGCGAAGCCAACGGGAATTGCTGGTCGCATTCATGGAGGAGCATGCGTACCTCGTGACAACGTCCCGCGTGCCCAGCGCGGAGGTTACCGCGGAACGCAAGAGCGAGCTGTGGGAACAAATCACTGCCGCGCTGAACGCGGAGGGCCCGTCGAAGAAGTCGGTTCGGGGATGGCAGGCTTTCTGGCGCAAGGAGGTGTTTCAAGCACGCCGTCATGCCGCCGCAACGTCCGCAAG CGGTTCAAGCCGCCTGATGTTCGGCGTTGGCGGCCGCATCCTGCAGTTGGTCGGCACCTCCGCCTACCATACCTCCGCGGTGACTGGCGTGAGCGAGCTTCTGTCGCAGCCGCTCGACGAG GGCGGATTGGACGTATTTGTGGCAAGCTTATCGGTGGACACAAAGCCAGACGTCGCCAGTGGCCTTTCAAGTGAAA CTAATATAGGCGCAGAACACCCACAACAGGCCGACAGCCAGACCCAGAGCCCATTAGATGAGCTGACTCCCGGCCCCAGCTCTGCTGAAACCA GCCAGTCCCAAGGAGCGCAACGCCGGTGCCGCAGTCCCCGTCGTGTGTCGAACCACGGACGCCTCTTAGAACGTGTCGCCGAGGACTGTGCAAGAACTGCGGCACAAAATGCAGAGACAAACAAA CTACTTCGTGGCGTCCTTGAGGGCGTGAGCCAGATGGCCAGTGCCTCGGTACGGCAGGCTGTGGCAGCCGAACGGATGGCAGCAGCCGCAGAGAGACAGTCTGAACAACTGGCAGATATGCTCCGTCACGTGGGTCAGCTTTCGCCGTTGCTGGCCTCGTTCATGCAAGAAAGGGCCGCTGCAAGAAGACTGCAGTAG